The genomic interval AAACGTCTCAGTGTGATGCAGCGACCAGGAAATCTAGCGCGGCAGGTTACGTCCATCTCACCCGTTCATCTTCCGATCGGACGGCCCACGCTCCACGGACGCGACGGTTGGAGCCACTTCAACTGCTCTTTCATCTCTCCCCGATTCCGTTTCTTCCTCGACCTGCTCTGCTTCTCCTCCGCACCCAAAAATATCAAAGAACTCAAAAGCGGAGAGAGGCGAAGAACAGGGGGGACGCCATgaacgtggaggaggaggtggggaagCTCAAGGAGGAGATCCAGAGGCTCGGCCAGAAGCAGCCCGATGGATCCTACAAGGTAAATCACTTTTttctcatctcctctcctctcctccgaaacGAGCACCAGATCTGGCGCCTGCAGCAAGGGCCCCGCATTTTCGGTGATCCCTCGAGTTAGAATTGCTTTCCTCTTCGCGATTCATACGCCATTGTGCAGCTTGGGTGTCATCGTGTGCGCTTTTCCAATCTCACCGACATGAGATTCCTCCAGAAATCATGGCCTGGTCTATTTGTGTCCATTGCCCAAAAAAAATGGATTTCTAGGTGACCATTATTGGTAATGCTGGTATGTGTCTCTATGGAGAATTGGCGATGCATTGTTCAGAGGAAGAGAGCTTTTATCTGCTGGTGTGTACATTGAAGATCCCTAGTTAGTGCGTAGCTGGTCATGAAACAAAATAGAGGGATCAGTGATGCTATTGATGATCTTGAATTCgtgattgaaaattttgagctTGATTTGGTATTTTGTAATGTTCATATGCCCCCAAGCCTGTGAAATTGCATTTTATATGTTAGATATCGTTTGTTGTATATGTCCAATGTCCTAGTGACGAGAAAGATGCCCACTGTGACTGTCAGGCAGTTGAAAGAAATGGGAAACAATAAAGGACCAACAAGTAAGAACTAGAATtgtgtatatattattttttcccAGAATTCTTGATGTATATGCTTCTTGAAAAAAAGAACACTACATGtgcattctattttttttctgccatCATTGTTCCATTACGACATATACTCATGTAAATGTATAATCATATCATACAACAAGTATGTGGTGATGCCATTATCCGTCTTTTCTTCTGATGCAGCCTACAATTTCCAATCATCATCTCATATTGTAATTTTGAATCACAAATTTTGTTTCTTAGTTGTGTGTTCTATAAGCAGTGTGATGACCAACTGGTCCTTATCATTTTGATCAGACTTTCATTTTCCTCTTTGGTGGTTACAGCTTTTACCTTGTTAATTGTCTCATTCCTTCTCTTTTTCCTCTTTATTTTCATGTTAGGTACAACCAACGAAAGCTTTGCAAGTGATAGTTTTGACCATTTTTAGGCACTTTACTCCCTTGAGTACTTCCTAATTATTCTCCCATTTTCTCCAAGCTCTTTTTCCATTGAATCGACAACTCCAGCTATCCCTGGCATTCGTCTACCTATATACGCAAGATGTGTTGCTTTGTCAATTTATCCTATGAGTTAAATATATCCTACTCCCCCCTGTTAATTGTTCTGTTCTTCATCAAAACAATTCCTGTCAATTTCACttgaaaaaaacattttttttctatatcttCATGGACAGGACTTATTCCTTGATCCAGACTCATGTATGATGGTTTTTGTATTAATTTTTAATCATTATACGCTACATTACAATTAATTTTTGATACACTGTATAACACTCACTTTTGGATTCAGTCGTAAATGTTAATTGTTCAAGGCATTATGAATGTGTGAAGCAGGGTTCAATTTGAACAGATGGGTATCATAGTTCAGGGATCGcttctattttttcttaatcatCCAAGTTAAACAATTTATGAAATACTAGCCTGGTTTTGCATGATTCACATACTGAAATAGCATAGGGTAATGCAACAAATAACAATCAAAACTAGTAAAAGAAATGGCTGATTTTTTAGTAAGTTCCTATCCGAGTTGCTGACCATCACATGTGTAGGAGTAGGAGCAGCAGACCGCATAAACTTAACCTTGGAAACGTTTTTGGCATAGCTATCCTACGCCTTGTGAATTTCTGAATTACTGAGCTTATGCAAATCATACTGGTTCACCTTACTTAAATATTGTGATCTGCAGGTAACTTTCGGTGTTATCTTCAACGATGACCGTTGTGCAAACATATTTGAAGCACTAGTCGGCACCTTGCGGGCTGCCAAGAAGAGAAAAATTGTTAAGTATGATGGTGAGCTGCTTCTACAGGGGGTTCATGACAATGTTGAGATAACCCTGTTGCCTCCTCCAGCGGTCGCTGCTGCCTGAAGAGGGAAGCATCTGCGAGCCTCTGGTGTTAAGGCGTTGATATGCATATAATCTATTGTGTCTAGATTCTCATGAACCATTTGATATTCGAAGCGGATGCCTATCGCGTGATGTATGAACTATGGGTATGCAGTTTCTTGGACATGCTTGTATTGGAACTGAAATGATAAGTTCGCTGCTGATATATTGTGCAGTGTAGAATGAGCCATAAAATGGCCATGAATTTTTTACAGTACTGCATTCATGAAGGCCTCTAAAAAAACTGATCATTCCACCATGGTTCTTTACTCAGCTTGCTGTGCATCCACATTGGACGTTAACTATTTACATCAGCAAGCAATTACAGCACCTACTTCTACTCTGCTATTATCATCCTGTGAGACTATGACATCTATAAGGGCCTCTTCATGATTCTCACATTattacttccttttttttttttacatattaggGTAAATTGCATGAAAAAAGTAAAAAGTGGAGTAAGCATGAAGAAAGTAGCTGGCGAACATGAACATCTATGAGGATCTTTATAGCACCTACCTCTTGTCACTACTCTTCTTCCTATGCATGTTGTCATATAAACCTCCAAATGCAGAACAGATGAAACAATAATATTGGCCAGAGGACACACATCAcatataaggaaaaaaaaagagtactgCATATATAATAAGTCTACATAGGTATGAGAGGTATCAGGAACAGCGTTATCAGGAACCTTCTGCACAAGTTAGCCGTGCTATGGTATTAGTTCTAGTCATGAAAAATCTTCTCTCTTTATATAACAAATAACTAAACCTGAATTTTAGTTGTGTCCGAATCCGTCTTTTGTGCATATGATGCTTTTTCAGGTATGCGAGAGGAActaggccctgtttggaagaTTGCCCATggctaattttgagagctaatgtttagtcatgaattggtaggctaaacattagcctaaGGTGATATCTTtggatccatgggctaatttaaggctaaaaggtggagaaagagtagaaagagaggagagagagggagagatagggctgctttttgatggtccccacagaaaattagccccattagcaccTCTTAGAGGGGCTAATATTCTGAGGGGGCTAATTCACTCTAGCCCCAAATTAACCCACCTGTTTGGATCCTTGAGGGCTAATTTAGAGCTAAAAGGTGGGGGCTAAtaattagcccatggaaccaaACAGGGCCCTAGAATGAACATGGCGAGAATGAAGTGTAGATTCCTTGAATGCAGAAGAATACAAATTATAGCAATGGAGAATAATAAACTGGTAAAAGGCAAATGATGGGAACGGGAGCATTTGTGAATTGGGAAAGCCATCCAAAATAACATACTATATGCTAGCATTGGAGAGTCCATCTTGTGTCTCACGCGATCTCCATTTCTTAGATCCTTGAAGAGTGTGAGGATAGGAAGCATCAGGAAAAAGAAATCTCCATTGCTATTGCTTGGTGGGTGTAACAGCAGCAAGCCTACATTGGGCAGTAACCATGGTTCTAGAAATTAATTGATCATTTCCATTTTCCACCGTGGTTCTTTAGTCAGCTTGCTGTGCATCTACATTGGGCAGTAACCATTTACATTAGCAAGCAATTACAGCGCCTACTTCTACTCTGCTACTATAATCCTGAGTAAAACAACATAATTGTCTAGGACTGACATCGATAATGGCCTCTTCATTGTTCTCACGTTATCACTACtagtatgaaaaaaaaggagctaGCATGAAGAAAATCGCTATTGCACATCTATGAGGATCTTTATAACACCGACCTTTCACTACTCATCTTCCTAACATTAGTATATGAAAATTGGCGTAAACCGTTGAGACTAGCCACTAGCGTCTGTCACTTCCGTTCTTCCTCTTTAGTCCAAATGGGAATAGGAGGTATCAGGATAAGCGTAGCCAAACCGTTCTTCCAATAAAGTAAGCAGGCTTATGATATTAGTCCTTATCTCTGAAAATCTTGTGTTTCTTGCTGTAACAAATAACTAATGCTGAACTTTAGCAAGCTGGTTCAATACCCTCTTTCATAGAGTTACATTACTTATATATAATGTCTTTTCAGGTGTGCGAGATAAACTAGAAGAACAAACATGGGGAGAATGGAGTGTTGCAGCTCTTCTACCTATGAGGATTGAAGTTATGTGACTCCTCGCATCTTGAAGAAGAACGGCACGGATACACTTCCCTGCAGCTAAAGATCATTTTCCGCTTACATAGGTTTGCAAGGTCCTTCAGCCCTACGTAGGTTTTGTGTGTCAGATGATCAATGACAGATTGACACACACCAACCTGATCTTTATTGCTGCATCGATCTTCAAATATTCGGTGCATAATTATCTAGATGTGTAGAATAGATGAAGAACCAGCAAAAGATAGAAAGACAAAAGATGAAAGGAAATAAAATGTTTTTGCTTCTGTGAAAGCCATCCGATTAATATATACGCTAGCATTGGAGAGCCCATCTTGTTTGGTCATGAGATGTCCATTTCTCAGCTATCTCTTAGAGCGCGAGGATGTTAAGCATCAGGAGAAAGAGATTGAGAGATCGAAATGATAAGTAAGAGAAATACCGTGTTTTTTTTACTCTCAGAAATCCATTATATCTGAAAACAAACTTTTTTATGAACAAAGTAGAGACCAACTTCAGAATTGTACATCCTTAGAATAAGTTATCCCTGTGCACCCACATTTTCAGGGATATGAAAGAAACAGAGTAAAACGTACCCACGAAGTGAGATTGAAGTAATGCTCTGTAGGACAGAGATGGTTAATGTTACCCattctctccattttttttccatcaacGAATGCTTATTATGAGAATAAGCATGTAACTGGACTGCCAATGGACTTCCTGCTGGATGTAGCAAGGCTGTGATTCTGTTTAGACTTAGTTCTTATCCCCTAATACAATGACGATATATTGTTCTTTCTCAATTTGCTGTGCAAGTGTGCATGcagggttttcaatttcaaTTTGTCGAAAATTTCGGTAAGACCAAAATTTACGAAATTTCGTGATTTTCGGTACTTTTTggactgattttttttgaaattctaACAAATTTTTACTGGAGTTGAATaaactttgaccaaattcaacaaaaaattgagaaaatacGAAAATTTCAGTTAATATATTGATtaccaaaatttcagaaattttgaaccaaaattgcaATTCCCTGTGTGCGTGTAGATTCGACAATAAGTATTTACATCAACAAGCAATCATAGCACCTACTTCTACCCTGCTCCTACTATCATCCTGAGTAATATAACCTAGTACTACTTGTCTATGAGACTGACATCTATAAGGGCCTCCTCTTGGAGTaatgcaaatgaaaaaaaatggagcaaTCATGAGGAAAGTAACTGGATGACATCTATCAGGGTTTATTTTTATAGCACCTACCACTTGTAACTACTCATCTTCCTACGCATGTTTGTCACATAAACCTCCAAATGCATAATGCAGGGAATGGTATAGAGAATATAGGACAGTAGGACACACATCGCATATGAAGAAAGCATAATAGTATACTAGCATCCTATGTCATTCCATTCTCACATTTCGTCCAACATGGGTATAGGAGGTATTGCGAAAAACACAGGCATGCTAACCTTCCACACAAGCAAACAAATCCCTCTTTTTAGTAGAATTACGTCGTGTATAACTTTTCTCAGGTATTCGAGAGAAACTAGGATGAACTTATTGAGAATGAAGTGTTGCAACTATTTTAGCACCTACTACTTTAGTCATTTTATAGAGCAGATATGTGACTCCTGAATCCTATGTTGAAGAAAAGCAATGAAAATGAGTGGTTCCACTTGTTGAAGACGTTCCCTTTACATATATTGATACTTGGCCAAGGACCTTCAGCAGTGACCCTCTACTTGTCTTACACTTTAATCTGATGAATGATGATCAATGCAACACCAACCTGTTCTTCATTGTTGTGTCTCCTCATCTTTGATACATAAACATCAAGTTGTAGATAACAAATGGAGAGCGAACACgagataaaaaccaaataataaAGGGAAAGTGAGCATTTGTTATCTCACGAATAACATAGATGCTAGCATTGGAGAGTTTATCTTGCATCTCATGAGATGTCCATTTCTCAAGAGATATCTGAGCTTGAGGATGGGAAGCATCAGGAGAAAGAAATCCAGAGGTACCCATAGAAGAAGTAACACATATACCTatagtatatgtatatgttacTTATTATACCTATAGTATATGTTACAAAACAAATTAGTATGTCCCATAACAACTTTTGATGAACAAAAACAGGAGAAAGACTTCAGAGTATTACATCTTTGTAACAGGTTCTCTCTAAGCACACCCACATTTTCAGGGATATGATTGAAACATAGTATAACACTCGGAAGGATCTAGTTGAATGGACATGAGACAAAACAACTGTTGTGTCAAGCGAGCGTGCTAGGCAAGGAGAATGTGAtcattgtaaaaaaattttgaagaaaagatCATTGTACAGAATGAGATAATCAGAAACACCATGCACCAACGATTGGTAATAGTAGCAGGCTGAAGATGTCGCCGATATGGTGGCGGAGCAGTAGGCAGCCATGAGAGCTGCTGCATGCCAATGCCAACAAGTGCATCATTGATACAATAAAGTCTGGTTGTTTGgggttttgttttgttgaatgGGTTGTAGTTTTTTTATGCATCGAGGTGTTTTCAATATATAGCTTAGGGGAAATCATCATGATTCGAATTTCATTGATTTGCTGCAGAAAATTTATAAAACTTGCTGAACTTTGCAGAGGCCTGATAAAGCATTCATGACAACTTGGTGAAACATTCATTTGACATGGTTATACTTATGATATGCCATGAATGATCAATGAAACTTTTAGAGATACTGACAATACACCTGATGAAACTCTGAAGACAAAACTAGCATGCACGCATGTATCATGTAAGCTAAAGGTGCTTTACAATGGTTTTTGTTAGTAGAATTAATCTAGAGCCCTCATATTTTCTAATCTAATGGATCAGATCTATTTCTATTACTACCTCAACTATTTGCAGTAGAATATTTCTTTTGCTGGTAGTGGAACTCATAAATCAATGGTCAAGGTTACTTCTATTGGTGACAATATTGCTAGTAGAATACCaccaataaagaccaccacaaaaaaaatcacatctaTTTATTCTTCCACCTAACCTACTGGCAGTAGAATTCATAACTCAAGACTTAAATCACTTCTACCACTGATAATAATATTGGTAGTATTTAGTAAAGGCTATCGCAGGTACTTGAGTAATAACACCTACTTATATGTTAGACTGACATCTATGATGGCCTCTTCATGACTCTTACGTTATCGGATCTTTAACTTGTTGACTTATTAGTATAATATATACATGAAAAGAAATTATGGAGCAAGCATGAATGAAGCAAGTAATTATGTGGATGGACATCTACAAGGATTTATTACAACACCTACATCTATAAGGATTTACATTATCTTCCTATGCATGTTTGTCATACAAACCTCCAAATGCAGAGAGGAAGAAACAGTAGACACACATCACTTGTGAAGAGAATATTATAGTATACTTGTTCTAGGAGCATCATATTGTTATACAGAAGTCACTTCCATTTTCCCATTTAGTCCACATGAGCATAGGAGGTATCAGGAAAAGGGTACCCAACCAAGACTTCTGCCCAAGTAATATGCAACGCTTGTGGGAAAGCTGAGATTCAGTTGTGTTCAATACCCTCTTTTATAGagttatatacaatggtttttTCAGGTATGTGAGAGAAACCAGAACGAACATGCATGGCTGGAGAGGTGGAGAACAAAGCATTGTGCTGTTTTAGTTGCTCTTGCTTGAGTACCATGAACAAAAGATATGTGACTTCTCAGAATGCTTCAGGATGTTGGAGAAGAGGCGTGAGTATGCTCTTCTGCTTCTGCACGGGTAAACTAAAGATCCATTATTTGCGTCGGTTGGACGATGCCCTTCAACAGTGATACATGCCATGATGCTTTAATTGTTAATCCAGACATGTGTGTGATGATCAAAGGCACACTAACATGTTCTTCGTTGTGTGTTTCGCCATCTCTCGCACAATGTATGAGCAGATGAAGAACAAATACAAGATAAAAGACAAACAATGAAAGGAAGGAGAGAATTTCTACTTAAGCCATTTGAGTTGTCAAATTTTCAAGAATTTTTCATGATTAAAgtgacatgcaaaaaaaaagggcatccccTTTAAAGGGTAAAATGACTTTCCCAAATAATTAAGGGGATCAATGCCACGCCAACCTATTATTTCATCACTGTGTCCATCTTTGATACATAGACATACGAATGAAACGGAAAAGGTCAAGAATGAACAAGAGATAAAAGGCAAATAGTGGAAGGGAGTGTACATTTGTGGTTtcatgaaaataattttttcattcgggtaatgtatatatatgctagaGTACTTCTAGCACTGTAGAGTCCATCTTTTGTCTCATGAGTTGTCCATTTCTCAGAGATCTATAGAAGCGTAAGGATGGGAAGCGTCAGgagaaagaaaatgagaaacACCCATATACCATGTAAGACATCCCAATACCTATAATGTTTATTACTTACAGAAATTCAGTAGGTACCATAACATTTTTATGAACAAACTAGAACGACTTCATAATTTTACATACACCGATACACTTTTTCAGGGATATGAGGTAGAGTAAAACGCATAACGGATGGATATGATACAATTGACAGGAGACAAAGCAGGCACTGCACAAAGCAAGAAAGGCAATGGCAATGTGATCTCTCTCTATAGGATGATAGAACCAGATATACCATGCATCGATAAGTACTAGTAGAGTAGCAGGCTGCAGGCGTAGGTGGTGTGGGGTTGGAGTAGGTTCATTTGAGAGATCAAGTGTACTTGCCAACcagtttatagattttttttttttgcagatgaATTGTATATGTTTTCTGCCAAGTGTTGAGGTGGACTCAATATATAACTCATGGGAAATCGACTTGTCATAGGGCGGTTTGCTTTAACTTTTGTTCATTTGGTTGCTGAAATTTGAACAAGACTAACATGGAAGTAGTTGAAACATGCATGAGAGACATGCATGGTGAAATATTCATATGACACAATGATATTGGAGAGATGCCAAGAACGCTCAATAGAACTTTTGAGAGGCACCGACAATACCTGATGAAACCCTAATTGAGTGGCATGTTTGTATACCACTATACTGTAACTATCGTATTTAtttcttccgtttcatattataagaagtTTTGGGTTGTCTTgaagtcaaacttcttttaattttgaccaagtttgtaaaaaaaaaaacctacacctgcaatacaaaattagtttcattaactCCATCAtcgaatattttttttgttgaaaatgttgctaAATATTTTCtgtaaacttggtcaaacttaaaaactttGACTTGGGACAAactcaaaacaacttatatggaacggagggattTTTTTGTCGCAAGCAAACAAAGATGCTTGATTGGCTATTTGCCTACATAATTTCCTAGTTATTTCATCTACGTATGTATTACTCATTATTACGTTGATGATTTTGGTATTATTCTGTTTGTTTTCACGAGTTTTGGTTACAATAGGAGTTATATGGttattttggaaaagaaaaggaagtcATGGATCCACAAGACCATAATTGCAAAACTGA from Oryza glaberrima chromosome 3, OglaRS2, whole genome shotgun sequence carries:
- the LOC127765428 gene encoding costars family protein codes for the protein MNVEEEVGKLKEEIQRLGQKQPDGSYKVTFGVIFNDDRCANIFEALVGTLRAAKKRKIVKYDGELLLQGVHDNVEITLLPPPAVAAA